The proteins below come from a single Drosophila teissieri strain GT53w chromosome 3L, Prin_Dtei_1.1, whole genome shotgun sequence genomic window:
- the LOC122616193 gene encoding proton-coupled amino acid transporter-like protein CG1139 isoform X1, protein MSFHKSDSRTPLAPTEYTKIPTVAAGYGENEKPKGGKGGPPKFIRSDMADVPVQQAAGSTLPLVITRKKGDDSEDGNYNPFEHRKVEHPTSDLETFVHLLKGSLGSGILAMPMAFSHAGLWFGLVATFAVGTLCTYCVHILVKCAHILCRRRKIPMMGFADVAEQAFLDGPPALNRWSRFIRFMVNTFLVIDLLGCCCIYLVFVATNVEQVVRVYMATELSIRVWIMIVTVPLIFMCLVRNLKFLTPFSMIANILMFVGIVITFIYMFSDIPAPVERPGIVSVSEWPLFFGTVIFALEGIGVVMSLENDMKNPSHFIGCPSVLNFGMGLVIALYTLVGFFGFLKYGPETEASITLNLPLEDKLAQSVKLMIAIAIFFTFTLQFYVPVTILWKGLEHKIRPEKQNISEYGLRVFLVLLCGGIAVALPNLGPFISLIGAVCLSTLGMIVPATIELAVYHEDPGYGRFNWRLWKNSGLILFGVVGFVAGTYVSIIEFHAEFSSGH, encoded by the exons AAAATCCCGACGGTCGCTGCGGGCTACGGAGAAAACGAGAAGCCCAAAGGCGGCAAAGGCGGCCCACCCAA GTTCATCCGCTCGGACATGGCCGACGTACCCGTGCAGCAGGCGGCGGGCTCCACGCTTCCGTTGGTAATCACTCGGAAAAAAGGAGACGACTCCGAGGATGGCAACTACAATCCGTTCGAGCACCGCAAGGTGGAGCATCCCACATC GGATCTCGAGACTTTTGTGCACTTGCTTAAGGGCTCGCTGGGCTCCGGCATATTGGCCATGCCCATGGCCTTCTCCCACGCCGGATTGTGGTTTGGACTGGTGGCCACCTTCGCGGTGGGCACCCTGTGCACCTACTGCGTCCACATCCTGGTCAAGTGCGCGCACATCCTGTGCCGCCGGCGCAAGATCCCGATGATGGGATTCGCGGATGTGGCGGAGCAGGCCTTCCTGGACGGACCACCTGCTCTGAATCGCTGGTCACGCTTCATCCGGTTCATGGTCAATACGTTTCTGGTCATCGACTTGctgggctgctgctgcatctatCTGGTGTTCGTGGCCACCAATGTGGAGCAGGTCGTGCGGGTGTACATGGCAACGGAGCTGAGCATTAGAGTTTGGATCATGATCGTGACGGTGCCGCTGATCTTCATGTGCCTGGTGCGCAACCTGAAGTTCCTCACGCCCTTCTCGATGATTGCCAACATCCTGATGTTCGTCGGCATCGTGATCACCTTCATCTACATGTTCTCCGACATACCGGCACCCGTGGAACGTCCTGGAATTGTGAGTGTGTCCGAGTGGCCACTCTTCTTCGGCACCGTGATCTTCGCGTTGGAGGGAATCGGTGTAGTTATGTCGCTGGAGAACGACATGAAGAACCCCAGCCACTTCATCGGCTGCCCGTCTGTGCTGAACTTCGGCATGGGTCTGGTGATTGCCCTCTACACCCTGGTGGGATTCTTTGGCTTCCTGAAGTACGGCCCGGAAACCGAGGCCAGCATTACGCTGAATCTGCCGCTGGAGGACAA GTTGGCCCAATCCGTCAAGTTGAtgattgccatcgccatcttcTTCACCTTCACGCTGCAGTTCTACGTGCCTGTCACGATTTTGTGGAAGGGTCTGGAGCACAAGATCCGGCCGGAGAAGCAGAACATCAGTGAGTACGGACTTCGCGTCTTCCTGGTG CTCCTTTGTGGCGGAATCGCAGTGGCTCTGCCCAATTTGGGGCCCTTCATCTCGCTGATTGGAGCCGTGTGCCTCAGTACGCTGGGCATGATCGTGCCGGCGACCATTGAGCTGGCCGTGTACCACGAGGATCCCGGCTACGGCCGCTTCAACTGGCGGCTGTGGAAGAACTCCGGACTGATACTGTTCGGCGTGGTGGGTTTCGTGGCCGGCACCTATGTGAGCATCATCGAATTCCACGCCGAGTTCAGCAGCGGTCACTGA
- the LOC122617551 gene encoding acyl-CoA Delta12-desaturase — protein sequence MPPNSKDTTGVLYESDVETVDGGLSSDVNHLKTTDGRKLELVWFNIVLFAILHLVSLYGVWLLLTTATWTTFLLFLPIVVVTILGISGGAHRLWAHRTFKANTRLKLIFLFLNTFAFQDAVYYWARDHRVHHKYTETDADPYNSQRGWFFAHIGWLCCRKHPEVVAKGKHIDLSDLEADPLLMFQKKYYLLLMPIIAFVLPTVLPMCLWGESFNVSWHVMALLRWCVSLNFIWAVNSSAHMHGMRPYDKNICPVDQSFLIFFHVGEGYHNYHHVFPWDYKSAELGQYSQDVTTKLIDFMAYLGWAYDLKSVSLDLVRQRAQRTGDGSHPVWGWGDKDQREEDVDVTTISHQRKESMDYLKALS from the coding sequence ATGCCACCCAACAGCAAAGACACCACCGGAGTGCTCTACGAATCAGATGTGGAGACGGTGGACGGCGGATTGTCCTCGGATGTGAACCATTTAAAGACCACCGATGGCAGGAAACTGGAGTTGGTGTGGTTTAACATAGTGCTGTTCGCGATCCTTCACTTAGTCTCTCTCTACGGAGTGTGGCTGCTCCTCACGACAGCCACGTGGACCACGTTCCTGCTCTTCTTGCCCATTGTGGTGGTGACCATTTTGGGCATTTCCGGCGGTGCCCATCGCTTGTGGGCACATCGCACCTTCAAGGCGAACACTCGGCTGAAGCTGATCTTCTTGTTCCTGAACACGTTCGCCTTCCAGGATGCGGTCTACTACTGGGCGCGGGATCATCGTGTGCACCACAAGTACACGGAAACGGATGCGGACCCGTACAACTCGCAGCGCGGCTGGTTCTTCGCCCACATTGGATGGCTGTGCTGTCGCAAGCATCCGGAAGTTGTGGCCAAGGGCAAGCACATAGATCTGTCCGATCTGGAGGCCGATCCACTGCTCATGTTCCAGAAGAAGTACTACCTGCTCCTGATGCCCATCATTGCCTTCGTCCTGCCCACCGTGCTGCCCATGTGCCTGTGGGGCGAGTCCTTCAACGTGTCCTGGCACGTGATGGCCCTGCTTCGCTGGTGCGTCAGTCTGAATTTCATCTGGGCGGTGAACAGCTCTGCCCACATGCACGGCATGAGGCCCTACGACAAGAACATATGTCCTGTGGATCAGAGCTTCCTCATATTCTTCCATGTGGGCGAGGGATACCACAACTACCACCATGTCTTTCCCTGGGACTACAAGAGTGCGGAGCTGGGCCAGTACTCGCAGGATGTGACCACCAAGCTCATCGACTTCATGGCCTACTTGGGCTGGGCCTACGATCTCAAGAGTGTGTCCCTCGATTTGGTTAGGCAAAGAGCCCAGCGCACGGGCGATGGATCACATCCAGTTTGGGGATGGGGCGACAAGGATCAGCGAGAGGAGGACGTGGACGTGACCACCATTAGCCACCAGCGAAAGGAATCGATGGACTACCTAAAGGCATTATCTTGA
- the LOC122616193 gene encoding proton-coupled amino acid transporter-like protein CG1139 isoform X2 translates to MTLAVISGSGAACDTKIPTVAAGYGENEKPKGGKGGPPKFIRSDMADVPVQQAAGSTLPLVITRKKGDDSEDGNYNPFEHRKVEHPTSDLETFVHLLKGSLGSGILAMPMAFSHAGLWFGLVATFAVGTLCTYCVHILVKCAHILCRRRKIPMMGFADVAEQAFLDGPPALNRWSRFIRFMVNTFLVIDLLGCCCIYLVFVATNVEQVVRVYMATELSIRVWIMIVTVPLIFMCLVRNLKFLTPFSMIANILMFVGIVITFIYMFSDIPAPVERPGIVSVSEWPLFFGTVIFALEGIGVVMSLENDMKNPSHFIGCPSVLNFGMGLVIALYTLVGFFGFLKYGPETEASITLNLPLEDKLAQSVKLMIAIAIFFTFTLQFYVPVTILWKGLEHKIRPEKQNISEYGLRVFLVLLCGGIAVALPNLGPFISLIGAVCLSTLGMIVPATIELAVYHEDPGYGRFNWRLWKNSGLILFGVVGFVAGTYVSIIEFHAEFSSGH, encoded by the exons AAAATCCCGACGGTCGCTGCGGGCTACGGAGAAAACGAGAAGCCCAAAGGCGGCAAAGGCGGCCCACCCAA GTTCATCCGCTCGGACATGGCCGACGTACCCGTGCAGCAGGCGGCGGGCTCCACGCTTCCGTTGGTAATCACTCGGAAAAAAGGAGACGACTCCGAGGATGGCAACTACAATCCGTTCGAGCACCGCAAGGTGGAGCATCCCACATC GGATCTCGAGACTTTTGTGCACTTGCTTAAGGGCTCGCTGGGCTCCGGCATATTGGCCATGCCCATGGCCTTCTCCCACGCCGGATTGTGGTTTGGACTGGTGGCCACCTTCGCGGTGGGCACCCTGTGCACCTACTGCGTCCACATCCTGGTCAAGTGCGCGCACATCCTGTGCCGCCGGCGCAAGATCCCGATGATGGGATTCGCGGATGTGGCGGAGCAGGCCTTCCTGGACGGACCACCTGCTCTGAATCGCTGGTCACGCTTCATCCGGTTCATGGTCAATACGTTTCTGGTCATCGACTTGctgggctgctgctgcatctatCTGGTGTTCGTGGCCACCAATGTGGAGCAGGTCGTGCGGGTGTACATGGCAACGGAGCTGAGCATTAGAGTTTGGATCATGATCGTGACGGTGCCGCTGATCTTCATGTGCCTGGTGCGCAACCTGAAGTTCCTCACGCCCTTCTCGATGATTGCCAACATCCTGATGTTCGTCGGCATCGTGATCACCTTCATCTACATGTTCTCCGACATACCGGCACCCGTGGAACGTCCTGGAATTGTGAGTGTGTCCGAGTGGCCACTCTTCTTCGGCACCGTGATCTTCGCGTTGGAGGGAATCGGTGTAGTTATGTCGCTGGAGAACGACATGAAGAACCCCAGCCACTTCATCGGCTGCCCGTCTGTGCTGAACTTCGGCATGGGTCTGGTGATTGCCCTCTACACCCTGGTGGGATTCTTTGGCTTCCTGAAGTACGGCCCGGAAACCGAGGCCAGCATTACGCTGAATCTGCCGCTGGAGGACAA GTTGGCCCAATCCGTCAAGTTGAtgattgccatcgccatcttcTTCACCTTCACGCTGCAGTTCTACGTGCCTGTCACGATTTTGTGGAAGGGTCTGGAGCACAAGATCCGGCCGGAGAAGCAGAACATCAGTGAGTACGGACTTCGCGTCTTCCTGGTG CTCCTTTGTGGCGGAATCGCAGTGGCTCTGCCCAATTTGGGGCCCTTCATCTCGCTGATTGGAGCCGTGTGCCTCAGTACGCTGGGCATGATCGTGCCGGCGACCATTGAGCTGGCCGTGTACCACGAGGATCCCGGCTACGGCCGCTTCAACTGGCGGCTGTGGAAGAACTCCGGACTGATACTGTTCGGCGTGGTGGGTTTCGTGGCCGGCACCTATGTGAGCATCATCGAATTCCACGCCGAGTTCAGCAGCGGTCACTGA
- the LOC122617397 gene encoding glutamate transporter polyphemus isoform X1, producing the protein MAEKGGFDPYEHRTVEKPISDLGAFFSLLKCVVGTGVLAIPLSFNYAGMINGVVLLIACCFMLIHGMQMLIICMIECSRRMQIGYATYPVAMEYSFNQGPKFFKYMAKAGGYLVDGVLAFSQFGVCVVYNVFVAATFKQLVDFYWGTADLRIYIAVVGICLIPAFLIRRLKYLVPFNILASMLIYIGFCMLMYYLFLDLPPITDRDIVFGNIEKLPLFFGIALFSITSVGVMLAIEAEMAQPRHYLGWFGVLDRAILLVIISYVTFGVMGYWRYGDELHGSISLNIPTDEVLSQVAKAFIAMAIFLTYPLAGFVIIDIIMNHCWNKSGELKNAALKESILRVCVVLLICITGIIAPKLGPLLSLVGALTISLLNLVFPALIEICLYYPPEYNYGKWKWKLVKDIFYVIVGILILVQGTIFSIMDMISEWGGDETTTEGTSATTVKDTTTADDMESAPELAPPEAPGLMFF; encoded by the exons ATGGCCGAGAAAGG CGGCTTTGATCCTTACGAACATCGAACTGTGGAGAAGCCTATATC TGACTTGGGTGCCTTTTTCTCACTCCTCAAATGCGTGGTGGGAACGGGAGTGTTGGCCATTCCATTGTCCTTCAATTACGCCGGCATGATCAATGGCGTTGTCCTGCTAATTGCGTGCTGCTTCATGCTCATCCACGGCATGCAGATGTTG ATTATTTGCATGATAGAGTGCTCGCGTCGAATGCAAATTGGCTATGCCACATATCCAGTAGCGATGGAATACTCATTCAACCAGGGACCCAAGTTCTTTAAGTACATGGCAAAGGCCGGTGGGTATTTGGTCGATGGCGTCTTGGCCTTCTCCCAATTCGGTGTCTGTGTCGTGTACAATGTCTTTGTGGCTGCCACCTTCAAGCAACTCGTCGATTTCTACTGGGGCACGGCAGACTTGAGAATCTATATCGCCGTGGTCGGAATCTGCCTCATACCCGCGTTCCTGATACGCCGACTGAAGTACCTAGTGCCCTTCAACATCCTGGCCTCCATGCTCATCTATATCGGGTTCTGTATGCTGATGTACTACCTGTTCCTCGATCTGCCGCCAATAACGGATCGCGACATCGTCTTTGGCAACATCGAAAAGTTGCCTTTATTCTTTGGCATAGCCCTGTTCTCCATCACATCGGTGGGCGTG ATGCTGGCCATAGAAGCGGAGATGGCCCAACCACGGCACTACCTCGGCTGGTTTGGAGTTCTCGACCGGGCCATTTTGTTGGTTATAATTTCGTATGTAACTTTTGGTGTTATGGGCTACTGGCGCTACGGAGACGAACTTCATGGCAGTATTTCGCTCAATATTCCCACAGACGAAGt ACTTTCGCAAGTTGCCAAAGCGTTTATAGCCATGGCCATTTTCCTCACCTATCCATTGGCCGGCTTCGTGATCATTGACATTATAATGAATCACTGTTGGAATAAAAGTGGAGAGCTCAAGAACGCTGCGCTGAAGGAGTCCATCCTTCGGGTTTGTGTGGTCCTTCTTATCTGCATAACCGGGATCATTGCGCCCAAACTGGGTCCACTGCTGTCGCTGGTTGGAGCACTTACCATATCGCTCTTGAACCTGGTGTTTCCCGCCCTCATCGAGATCTGTCTGTACTATCCGCCGGAGTACAACTatggcaagtggaagtggaagctGGTGAAGGATATATTTTATGTGATCGTTGGCATACTCATCCTGGTGCAGGGCACCATCTTCTCCATCATGGACATGATCTCGGAGTGGGGTGGTGACGAGACCACGACTGAAGGCACGAGTGCCACCACCGTGAAGGACACCACCACAGCGGATGACATGGAGTCCGCACCTGAGCTTGCTCCTCCGGAAGCACCTGGCTTGATGTTCTTCTAA
- the LOC122617652 gene encoding proton-coupled amino acid transporter-like protein CG1139: MGNKKRRRLDQKLSIHQRLLGGVQNSFGSPLANEARLSSKRDNGMSDLEAFINVLKCGFGTGCLAMPQAFLYSGWLVGIVGTFALSCFMLYAMHILLHHINNLGLQHKMPLISYRKAVELAILKGPRKFHFLSKPFGYLVDVLLCAYHFGVDCVYVVFIAKSLKHLGDMYLWSWDERLYMALIASPLILTFLIRDLKSLVPFAILSNILLIAGYGVICNYLFRDLPEFEPLHAIQPLRNFPIFFGTVLFSIESVGVILSLGRSMRTPENLMGTCGILNQGMIVVISFYAIFGFFGYWRYGQNTANSILQNLPQDEFLTQLVTGMFALAIFFSYALQGYVTVSIIWRNYLEPELEDRYSRAVEFLLRIALVIASVLVAIQYPDFGLLLSFVGSFCLAQLGLILPGIVDICLRYEQDYGPGRIFLLRSLLFIGMGVAGGVAGTVVSLRTLYARYPVVRKKV, encoded by the exons ATGGGCAATAAGAAGAGGAGACGTTTAGACCAGAAGCTCTCCATACACCAGCGACTCCTGGGCGGTGTGCAAAACAGTTTCGG ATCACCGCTGGCCAATGAGGCTCGTTTGTCCTCGAAAAGGGATAATGGAATGTC CGACTTGGAAGCCTTCATCAATGTGCTGAAGTGTGGCTTTGGTACTGGCTGCCTGGCCATGCCACAGGCTTTTCTGTACTCGGGTTGGCTAGTTGGTATTGTTGGCACCTTTGCCCTGAGCTGCTTTATGCTCTATGCCATGCACATACTG CTTCATCATATCAATAACTTGGGCTTGCAACACAAAATGCCCCTGATCAGCTATCGAAAAGCTGTGGAACTGGCTATCCTGAAAGGACCTCGCAAGTTTCACTTCCTGAGCAAGCCCTTTGG TTATTTAGTGGATGTCCTGCTGTGTGCTTATCACTTCGGCGTGGATTGCGTCTACGTGGTGTTCATAGCCAAGAGTTTGAAGCATCTGGGGGATATGTACTTGTGGTCCTGGGATGAGAGGCTCTACATGGCCTTGATAGCCTCTCCATTGATCCTAACATTCTTGATTCGGGATCTCAAAAGTCTTGTgccgtttgccattttatCCAACATCCTTCTAATAGCAG GATATGGCGTGATTTGTAACTACCTATTCCGGGATCTTCCTGAGTTTGAACCACTTCATGCCATTCAGCCGCTGAGGAACTTTCCCATCTTTTTTGGCACTGTGCTTTTTTCCATTGAATCTGTTGGAGTG ATCCTTTCCCTCGGTCGAAGTATGCGAACCCCGGAAAACTTGATGGGCACCTGTGGCATTCTGAATCAAGGTATGATCGTGGTAATCAGCTTCTATGCGATCTTTGGCTTCTTTGGATATTGGCGATATGGCCAGAATACGGCCAACTCCATACTGCAGAATTTGCCCCAAGACGAATT CCTGACACAATTGGTGACTGGCATGTTTGCCCTGGCCATATTCTTCAGCTATGCCCTGCAAGGATACGTAACTGTGAGCATCATCTGGCGGAACTACTTGGAACCGGAGCTGGAGGACAGATACTCGCGGGCGGTGGAGTTCCTGCTGAGAATTGCGCTGGTCATCGCGTCCGTGCTGGTGGCCATCCAGTATCCGGACTTTGGCTTGTTGCTCTCCTTCGTGGGTTCCTTTTGCCTGGCCCAACTGGGTCTGATCCTGCCGGGCATCGTGGACATCTGCCTGCGGTATGAGCAGGACTACGGCCCTGGAAGGATCTTTCTCCTTCGATCCTTGCTCTTCATTGGCATGGGCGTGGCTGGCGGAGTGGCCGGTACAGTGGTGTCCCTGCGAACGCTCTACGCTCGCTATCCGGTTGTAAGAAAAAAGGTCTAA
- the LOC122616193 gene encoding proton-coupled amino acid transporter-like protein CG1139 isoform X3 has product MSLKRGGPPPVASSGSGVMTTSLDQQKIPTVAAGYGENEKPKGGKGGPPKFIRSDMADVPVQQAAGSTLPLVITRKKGDDSEDGNYNPFEHRKVEHPTSDLETFVHLLKGSLGSGILAMPMAFSHAGLWFGLVATFAVGTLCTYCVHILVKCAHILCRRRKIPMMGFADVAEQAFLDGPPALNRWSRFIRFMVNTFLVIDLLGCCCIYLVFVATNVEQVVRVYMATELSIRVWIMIVTVPLIFMCLVRNLKFLTPFSMIANILMFVGIVITFIYMFSDIPAPVERPGIVSVSEWPLFFGTVIFALEGIGVVMSLENDMKNPSHFIGCPSVLNFGMGLVIALYTLVGFFGFLKYGPETEASITLNLPLEDKLAQSVKLMIAIAIFFTFTLQFYVPVTILWKGLEHKIRPEKQNISEYGLRVFLVLLCGGIAVALPNLGPFISLIGAVCLSTLGMIVPATIELAVYHEDPGYGRFNWRLWKNSGLILFGVVGFVAGTYVSIIEFHAEFSSGH; this is encoded by the exons ATGTCCTTGAAACGCGGCGGACCGCCACCGGTGGCCAGCAGCGGATCCGGCGTCATGACCACCTCGTTGGACCAGCAG AAAATCCCGACGGTCGCTGCGGGCTACGGAGAAAACGAGAAGCCCAAAGGCGGCAAAGGCGGCCCACCCAA GTTCATCCGCTCGGACATGGCCGACGTACCCGTGCAGCAGGCGGCGGGCTCCACGCTTCCGTTGGTAATCACTCGGAAAAAAGGAGACGACTCCGAGGATGGCAACTACAATCCGTTCGAGCACCGCAAGGTGGAGCATCCCACATC GGATCTCGAGACTTTTGTGCACTTGCTTAAGGGCTCGCTGGGCTCCGGCATATTGGCCATGCCCATGGCCTTCTCCCACGCCGGATTGTGGTTTGGACTGGTGGCCACCTTCGCGGTGGGCACCCTGTGCACCTACTGCGTCCACATCCTGGTCAAGTGCGCGCACATCCTGTGCCGCCGGCGCAAGATCCCGATGATGGGATTCGCGGATGTGGCGGAGCAGGCCTTCCTGGACGGACCACCTGCTCTGAATCGCTGGTCACGCTTCATCCGGTTCATGGTCAATACGTTTCTGGTCATCGACTTGctgggctgctgctgcatctatCTGGTGTTCGTGGCCACCAATGTGGAGCAGGTCGTGCGGGTGTACATGGCAACGGAGCTGAGCATTAGAGTTTGGATCATGATCGTGACGGTGCCGCTGATCTTCATGTGCCTGGTGCGCAACCTGAAGTTCCTCACGCCCTTCTCGATGATTGCCAACATCCTGATGTTCGTCGGCATCGTGATCACCTTCATCTACATGTTCTCCGACATACCGGCACCCGTGGAACGTCCTGGAATTGTGAGTGTGTCCGAGTGGCCACTCTTCTTCGGCACCGTGATCTTCGCGTTGGAGGGAATCGGTGTAGTTATGTCGCTGGAGAACGACATGAAGAACCCCAGCCACTTCATCGGCTGCCCGTCTGTGCTGAACTTCGGCATGGGTCTGGTGATTGCCCTCTACACCCTGGTGGGATTCTTTGGCTTCCTGAAGTACGGCCCGGAAACCGAGGCCAGCATTACGCTGAATCTGCCGCTGGAGGACAA GTTGGCCCAATCCGTCAAGTTGAtgattgccatcgccatcttcTTCACCTTCACGCTGCAGTTCTACGTGCCTGTCACGATTTTGTGGAAGGGTCTGGAGCACAAGATCCGGCCGGAGAAGCAGAACATCAGTGAGTACGGACTTCGCGTCTTCCTGGTG CTCCTTTGTGGCGGAATCGCAGTGGCTCTGCCCAATTTGGGGCCCTTCATCTCGCTGATTGGAGCCGTGTGCCTCAGTACGCTGGGCATGATCGTGCCGGCGACCATTGAGCTGGCCGTGTACCACGAGGATCCCGGCTACGGCCGCTTCAACTGGCGGCTGTGGAAGAACTCCGGACTGATACTGTTCGGCGTGGTGGGTTTCGTGGCCGGCACCTATGTGAGCATCATCGAATTCCACGCCGAGTTCAGCAGCGGTCACTGA
- the LOC122617397 gene encoding glutamate transporter polyphemus isoform X2: protein MQIGYATYPVAMEYSFNQGPKFFKYMAKAGGYLVDGVLAFSQFGVCVVYNVFVAATFKQLVDFYWGTADLRIYIAVVGICLIPAFLIRRLKYLVPFNILASMLIYIGFCMLMYYLFLDLPPITDRDIVFGNIEKLPLFFGIALFSITSVGVMLAIEAEMAQPRHYLGWFGVLDRAILLVIISYVTFGVMGYWRYGDELHGSISLNIPTDEVLSQVAKAFIAMAIFLTYPLAGFVIIDIIMNHCWNKSGELKNAALKESILRVCVVLLICITGIIAPKLGPLLSLVGALTISLLNLVFPALIEICLYYPPEYNYGKWKWKLVKDIFYVIVGILILVQGTIFSIMDMISEWGGDETTTEGTSATTVKDTTTADDMESAPELAPPEAPGLMFF, encoded by the exons ATGCAAATTGGCTATGCCACATATCCAGTAGCGATGGAATACTCATTCAACCAGGGACCCAAGTTCTTTAAGTACATGGCAAAGGCCGGTGGGTATTTGGTCGATGGCGTCTTGGCCTTCTCCCAATTCGGTGTCTGTGTCGTGTACAATGTCTTTGTGGCTGCCACCTTCAAGCAACTCGTCGATTTCTACTGGGGCACGGCAGACTTGAGAATCTATATCGCCGTGGTCGGAATCTGCCTCATACCCGCGTTCCTGATACGCCGACTGAAGTACCTAGTGCCCTTCAACATCCTGGCCTCCATGCTCATCTATATCGGGTTCTGTATGCTGATGTACTACCTGTTCCTCGATCTGCCGCCAATAACGGATCGCGACATCGTCTTTGGCAACATCGAAAAGTTGCCTTTATTCTTTGGCATAGCCCTGTTCTCCATCACATCGGTGGGCGTG ATGCTGGCCATAGAAGCGGAGATGGCCCAACCACGGCACTACCTCGGCTGGTTTGGAGTTCTCGACCGGGCCATTTTGTTGGTTATAATTTCGTATGTAACTTTTGGTGTTATGGGCTACTGGCGCTACGGAGACGAACTTCATGGCAGTATTTCGCTCAATATTCCCACAGACGAAGt ACTTTCGCAAGTTGCCAAAGCGTTTATAGCCATGGCCATTTTCCTCACCTATCCATTGGCCGGCTTCGTGATCATTGACATTATAATGAATCACTGTTGGAATAAAAGTGGAGAGCTCAAGAACGCTGCGCTGAAGGAGTCCATCCTTCGGGTTTGTGTGGTCCTTCTTATCTGCATAACCGGGATCATTGCGCCCAAACTGGGTCCACTGCTGTCGCTGGTTGGAGCACTTACCATATCGCTCTTGAACCTGGTGTTTCCCGCCCTCATCGAGATCTGTCTGTACTATCCGCCGGAGTACAACTatggcaagtggaagtggaagctGGTGAAGGATATATTTTATGTGATCGTTGGCATACTCATCCTGGTGCAGGGCACCATCTTCTCCATCATGGACATGATCTCGGAGTGGGGTGGTGACGAGACCACGACTGAAGGCACGAGTGCCACCACCGTGAAGGACACCACCACAGCGGATGACATGGAGTCCGCACCTGAGCTTGCTCCTCCGGAAGCACCTGGCTTGATGTTCTTCTAA